The following coding sequences lie in one Heyndrickxia oleronia genomic window:
- a CDS encoding phage holin family protein, with protein sequence MKWLIGILINALLFVAMAGYFDGFEVSSFGSAIIASFILSILNILVRPILIILTFPITILTLGIFLFVINTFTLLMTDRIMGDSFDFDGFGTAFIVAVIMSVANLIIQKAVFDKNDR encoded by the coding sequence ATGAAATGGTTAATAGGTATTTTAATTAATGCCCTTTTATTTGTTGCAATGGCAGGGTATTTTGATGGATTTGAAGTTTCAAGCTTTGGTTCTGCAATCATTGCTAGTTTTATTTTATCCATCCTAAATATTCTTGTTCGACCAATTTTAATTATTTTAACGTTTCCTATTACGATTCTCACGCTTGGAATTTTTCTGTTTGTCATAAATACATTTACATTATTAATGACAGATAGAATTATGGGTGACTCATTTGATTTTGATGGTTTTGGAACGGCGTTTATAGTGGCCGTCATTATGTCTGTTGCGAATCTTATTATTCAAAAAGCTGTCTTTGATAAAAATGATCGTTGA
- a CDS encoding N-acetylmuramoyl-L-alanine amidase, which yields MMKIMLDAGHGPNTPGKRSPDQFKEFTFTSSVADHAKTLLEAYENVTIYFAHSKNEDIPLKERTDKANRLNVNCYVAIHANAFGNGTTWNDANGIETYVYLSKPKEALELAERVQKNLVIATGLTNRGVKSADFHILRETNMTAILAECGFYTNKNELQLIKTDSYQKTCAEAIVKGIVDQYKLKKKNNTSSNQKTKTLYKVQIGAYSNKKNAEKIVKALQEKGYDPIIVND from the coding sequence ATGATGAAGATTATGCTAGATGCTGGACATGGTCCAAATACTCCAGGAAAAAGAAGTCCTGATCAATTTAAAGAATTCACTTTTACCAGTTCAGTAGCAGATCATGCAAAAACTTTACTAGAAGCTTATGAAAATGTCACGATTTACTTTGCCCATTCTAAAAATGAGGATATCCCTTTAAAAGAAAGGACAGACAAAGCTAATCGACTGAATGTAAATTGTTATGTCGCCATCCACGCAAATGCTTTTGGAAATGGGACAACGTGGAATGATGCAAACGGAATTGAAACCTATGTTTATTTGTCAAAGCCGAAAGAAGCATTGGAGTTAGCAGAGCGGGTACAAAAAAACCTCGTAATTGCAACTGGATTGACTAATCGGGGAGTCAAGTCAGCAGATTTTCACATCTTACGAGAAACAAATATGACTGCTATTCTTGCAGAATGTGGATTTTACACAAATAAAAATGAGTTACAATTAATCAAAACAGACTCCTATCAAAAAACATGTGCTGAAGCTATAGTCAAAGGAATTGTCGACCAATATAAATTAAAAAAGAAAAACAATACATCATCAAATCAAAAAACAAAAACCTTATACAAGGTTCAAATAGGAGCGTATTCGAATAAAAAGAATGCGGAAAAAATCGTAAAGGCTCTTCAAGAAAAAGGATATGATCCGATTATTGTTAATGATTAA
- the hprK gene encoding HPr(Ser) kinase/phosphatase, with translation MAKVRVEDIIKKFDLELISGEEGIHRPITTSDISRPGLELAGFFNYYPADRIQLLGMTEITFCQKLDPEDRRIRLEKLCNDITPGIIISRGMDIPEELIEASEEYSVPLMRTPQKTTRFSSHLTNYLEFKLAPTTAVHGVLVDIYGVGVLITGKSGVGKSEAALELVKRGHRLVADDCVEIRQEDTDTLVGNAPDLIEHLLEIRGLGIINVMTLFGAGAVRSHKRITLVVNLELWDQSKHYDRLGLDEEKMKIIDTEITKLTVPVRPGRNLAIIIEVAAMNFRLKRMGVNAAQQFTDRLADVIIDEGDREEM, from the coding sequence TTGGCAAAAGTTCGTGTTGAGGATATTATAAAAAAATTTGATTTAGAGTTAATTAGTGGAGAAGAAGGTATCCATCGTCCGATTACAACTAGTGATATCTCACGTCCGGGTTTAGAATTGGCAGGTTTTTTTAATTATTATCCTGCAGATCGAATCCAACTCCTTGGGATGACTGAAATTACGTTTTGTCAAAAATTGGATCCAGAAGATCGACGGATTCGCCTGGAGAAATTATGTAATGATATTACTCCAGGAATAATTATCTCAAGAGGGATGGATATTCCCGAAGAATTGATTGAAGCATCTGAAGAATACTCTGTTCCACTGATGCGCACTCCACAGAAAACAACGCGCTTTTCTAGTCATCTAACCAATTATCTAGAATTTAAACTTGCTCCGACTACTGCTGTTCATGGCGTACTCGTTGATATATATGGAGTTGGTGTATTAATTACAGGAAAAAGTGGTGTAGGTAAAAGTGAAGCTGCTTTAGAACTTGTAAAAAGAGGCCATCGTCTTGTAGCTGATGATTGCGTAGAAATTCGTCAAGAAGATACGGATACACTTGTAGGAAATGCTCCTGACTTGATTGAGCATTTATTGGAGATTAGAGGACTTGGAATAATTAATGTAATGACATTGTTTGGTGCTGGGGCAGTAAGAAGTCATAAGCGAATAACTTTAGTTGTCAATCTTGAGCTTTGGGATCAAAGTAAGCATTATGATCGTTTAGGTCTTGATGAGGAGAAAATGAAAATAATCGATACAGAAATTACAAAGCTAACGGTTCCAGTACGTCCAGGAAGGAACTTGGCGATTATTATTGAAGTGGCAGCCATGAATTTTCGCCTGAAACGAATGGGCGTAAATGCAGCTCAGCAATTTACTGATCGTCTTGCCGATGTGATTATTGATGAAGGGGATCGTGAAGAAATGTAA
- the lgt gene encoding prolipoprotein diacylglyceryl transferase: MESTIKPLNPIALRLGGLEVHWYGIIIGIGIALGLYLVMKESERRGLNKDTFADLLIWAIPISIICARIYYVLFEWSYYSQHPGDIIKIWNGGIAIHGALIGAILTTIIFSRIKNVSFWKLADIAAPSIILGQAIGRWGNFMNQEAHGGEVSRAFLENLHLPDFIINQMYIDGTYYHPTFLYESIWNIVGFILLIMLRKVNLRRGELFLSYVIWYSIGRFFIEGMRTDSLMLTSSLRIAQVISIVLIAIALVLWIGRRVTGMAKEHYRD, translated from the coding sequence ATGGAGTCAACTATCAAGCCATTAAATCCGATTGCCCTCCGTCTGGGGGGACTTGAGGTTCATTGGTATGGAATTATAATAGGTATAGGAATAGCACTTGGCCTTTATTTAGTAATGAAAGAATCAGAAAGACGCGGCTTAAATAAGGATACTTTTGCTGATCTATTGATTTGGGCCATTCCTATTTCAATTATTTGCGCGAGAATTTATTATGTTTTGTTTGAATGGAGTTATTATTCACAGCACCCTGGAGATATTATTAAAATATGGAATGGTGGAATAGCCATTCATGGTGCTTTGATTGGGGCAATATTGACGACAATTATTTTTTCAAGAATAAAAAATGTTTCGTTTTGGAAGCTAGCAGATATTGCAGCACCAAGTATAATTTTAGGACAAGCAATTGGTCGCTGGGGTAATTTTATGAATCAGGAAGCCCATGGTGGGGAAGTTTCTCGAGCATTTCTTGAAAATTTACATCTTCCCGATTTTATCATAAATCAAATGTATATTGATGGAACTTACTATCATCCTACCTTTTTATATGAATCCATTTGGAATATTGTGGGATTCATCCTACTTATCATGCTCAGAAAAGTAAATTTAAGAAGAGGTGAGCTTTTCTTAAGCTATGTAATCTGGTATTCGATTGGCCGTTTCTTTATTGAAGGAATGCGTACTGATAGTCTAATGCTAACAAGTAGTTTGAGAATTGCCCAAGTTATTTCCATCGTTTTAATTGCTATTGCCCTTGTTCTATGGATTGGTCGAAGGGTTACGGGTATGGCGAAAGAACATTATCGTGATTAA
- a CDS encoding nucleoside recognition domain-containing protein, whose product MVQTFKTGLLSGLKTTWTLGKIIFPVTLIVAILQYTPLLPWIIQLISPLMGIFGLSGDAAIPLVLGNFLNLYAGIAGILSVDLTVKEVFTIAVMLSFAHNLLIESSVAVKVGVKVWIMILVRVGLAFISAMIINLVWHGGQQTAHYGMIAPQEQQLSGILEIGLHALEKAALGVYQLAIIVIPLMVGIQLLKDLKVLQWFSKIMSPFTRMLGMRENTSTTLAAGLLFGLAYGAGVMIQAVKEDGVSKKDITLAFIFLVGCHAVVEDTLIFVPLGIPVLPLLLIRLVTAILLTVIIGFIMNRRVIAKNKSSSALES is encoded by the coding sequence ATGGTTCAAACGTTCAAAACTGGTTTATTGTCAGGACTTAAAACAACTTGGACATTGGGGAAAATTATTTTTCCAGTCACATTAATCGTTGCCATTTTACAGTACACCCCGCTACTACCCTGGATTATTCAGCTAATCTCGCCTTTGATGGGGATATTTGGATTGTCTGGTGATGCAGCGATTCCTCTTGTTCTAGGAAACTTTCTGAATCTTTATGCTGGAATAGCTGGGATTTTATCGGTGGATCTTACAGTAAAGGAAGTATTTACAATTGCTGTGATGCTTTCCTTTGCTCATAATCTACTAATTGAATCAAGTGTCGCCGTTAAGGTTGGAGTAAAGGTATGGATTATGATTCTTGTTAGGGTCGGATTAGCGTTTATTTCAGCTATGATTATTAATCTTGTCTGGCATGGAGGGCAACAGACTGCTCATTATGGAATGATAGCACCACAGGAGCAACAGCTATCGGGTATTTTGGAGATTGGGTTACATGCCCTAGAAAAAGCCGCATTAGGTGTTTATCAACTAGCAATTATTGTCATTCCTCTTATGGTAGGAATCCAGCTCTTAAAGGATTTAAAGGTTTTACAATGGTTTTCGAAAATAATGTCTCCATTTACACGCATGTTGGGAATGAGGGAAAACACTTCCACTACGCTAGCTGCGGGTTTGTTATTTGGATTGGCCTATGGGGCGGGCGTAATGATACAAGCGGTTAAAGAAGATGGAGTCAGCAAAAAAGATATTACACTTGCATTTATTTTTTTAGTTGGCTGTCATGCAGTGGTAGAGGATACATTAATTTTTGTTCCATTAGGGATTCCTGTACTACCATTATTACTTATTCGATTGGTTACTGCGATTCTTTTAACTGTCATTATCGGGTTCATTATGAATCGTAGAGTGATCGCGAAAAATAAATCTTCTAGTGCTCTTGAAAGCTAA
- the ppaX gene encoding pyrophosphatase PpaX has protein sequence MNSHITTILFDLDGTLIDTNELIIASFLHTLNSYYPDRYKREDVLPFIGPSLFVTFSSIDKDRTEEMIQKYRTYNIEHHDSLVKEFKGVFETIKTLDKKGYKLGIVSTKKRDTVIKGLKLMKLDPFFKVIISLDEVEHEKPHPEPIEKALKLLNSTPQEAMMVGDNYHDIEAGKNAGTASVGVAWSVKGREYIESFQPDYILDEMADLLKILGVTA, from the coding sequence ATGAACAGTCATATTACAACGATTCTTTTTGATTTAGATGGAACATTAATCGATACAAATGAATTAATCATTGCTTCATTTTTACATACCTTAAATAGTTACTATCCAGACCGTTATAAAAGGGAAGATGTTCTTCCTTTTATTGGACCGTCACTGTTTGTTACCTTTTCATCTATAGACAAAGATCGAACAGAAGAGATGATTCAAAAATATCGTACCTATAATATCGAGCATCATGATTCATTGGTAAAAGAATTTAAAGGTGTGTTTGAGACGATTAAAACCTTGGATAAAAAGGGGTATAAATTGGGGATTGTATCTACTAAAAAAAGAGATACCGTTATTAAGGGATTGAAGCTAATGAAACTTGATCCGTTTTTTAAAGTGATCATCTCATTAGATGAAGTAGAGCATGAAAAACCACATCCGGAACCAATTGAAAAAGCTTTAAAATTATTGAATTCTACACCACAAGAGGCAATGATGGTTGGCGATAATTATCATGATATTGAAGCAGGGAAGAATGCTGGAACTGCCTCAGTCGGTGTTGCATGGTCTGTAAAGGGACGAGAGTATATTGAGAGCTTTCAACCGGATTATATTTTAGACGAAATGGCCGATCTGTTGAAGATTCTCGGAGTGACTGCTTAA
- a CDS encoding acyltransferase, with protein MRRTTRYPVTGANSLWHVYKTVPFLKVVKNFIIIQLARYTPFLSVKNWLYRNFLGMKIGEQTSFALMVMLDVMFPEKISVGKNTVIGYNTTILAHEYLIKEYRLGEVKIGNEVMIGANTTILPGVIIGDGAIVSAGTLVHKDVPSGSFVGGNPMRIIYTKEEMIERQKNENQGG; from the coding sequence ATGAGACGGACAACCCGTTACCCTGTTACTGGTGCTAATTCATTATGGCATGTATATAAGACGGTTCCTTTCTTGAAGGTAGTGAAGAATTTTATTATCATACAACTTGCAAGATACACACCATTTCTTTCTGTGAAAAATTGGCTTTATCGAAACTTCCTGGGAATGAAAATTGGAGAGCAAACTTCATTTGCATTAATGGTCATGTTGGATGTTATGTTTCCTGAAAAAATATCAGTAGGCAAAAATACTGTGATTGGCTATAACACAACGATTCTTGCCCATGAATACTTAATAAAAGAATATCGTCTAGGTGAAGTGAAAATAGGCAATGAAGTAATGATTGGTGCCAATACAACGATATTACCTGGAGTTATTATTGGGGATGGAGCGATCGTTTCCGCAGGGACCCTTGTTCACAAAGATGTTCCTTCAGGTTCATTTGTTGGTGGCAATCCGATGAGGATTATTTATACAAAAGAAGAAATGATAGAACGTCAAAAAAATGAAAACCAGGGTGGATAA
- a CDS encoding tetratricopeptide repeat protein — translation MAKDSKVRQENGVVLSFIPTGEYYFNKGLNAFNRHDLAGAKKYLERAVHLDPYEPMIACQLGLVYMQLEEYQQSNELFKRIIEELDPSMAECLYFLANNYAELGLFNEAHKHVTAYLEADPYGDFVEDAEDLLYIIGTEDEDGEDSFLIKDELILKQDKARQLLESGNFQKAVEILKGVIQEFPDFWSAYNNLALGYFYLGEMEMAAKVLDDLLVKNPGNLHGICNLAVFLYHQRRDIELDDLLKGLEKVQPILIEHQYKLGATFALIGRYQQAYLWLNKLKKIGFDGDSSYYYWLAQSAHYTGHEQTAKNAWKQVVEINPEKAGQEPWNDLAKIDVGFEDHVTSTIKKLRSEYMEERLFGIFILSKSKRKEEMIGHPDFKSLEEFSLTEKVYLANVLDSELKDQFDPDGVISKAHHVANILYENHHPISAVSSGLFLMWFSIFLEGVKRGQEFSNQQAFAAATEYVWHQLKNEKKSQAEISNKYKISTSTLQKYTKVIRSYYQ, via the coding sequence ATGGCAAAAGACTCAAAGGTTAGACAGGAGAATGGAGTAGTTCTGTCATTCATACCAACAGGAGAATATTATTTTAATAAAGGATTAAATGCATTTAATCGCCATGATTTGGCAGGAGCGAAAAAATATTTGGAGCGTGCGGTCCATTTAGATCCTTACGAACCGATGATTGCCTGTCAGCTTGGATTGGTCTATATGCAGTTAGAAGAATATCAACAATCTAATGAATTATTTAAACGTATTATTGAAGAATTGGATCCAAGTATGGCAGAGTGTTTATATTTTTTAGCAAATAACTATGCTGAGCTTGGGCTATTTAATGAAGCACATAAGCATGTGACTGCTTATTTAGAGGCCGATCCATACGGCGATTTTGTTGAAGATGCGGAAGATTTATTATATATTATTGGAACTGAAGACGAGGATGGCGAAGATTCTTTTCTTATAAAAGATGAATTGATTCTTAAGCAAGATAAAGCACGGCAATTATTAGAATCAGGCAATTTTCAAAAAGCAGTTGAAATTCTTAAGGGAGTTATTCAAGAGTTCCCAGATTTTTGGTCGGCATATAATAATTTAGCTTTAGGCTATTTCTATCTTGGCGAAATGGAGATGGCTGCCAAAGTATTAGATGATCTCCTGGTTAAAAATCCAGGTAATTTACATGGGATTTGCAATTTGGCAGTTTTTCTCTATCACCAGCGAAGAGATATTGAATTGGATGATTTGCTCAAAGGGCTAGAAAAAGTTCAACCAATACTAATAGAGCATCAGTACAAGCTTGGTGCAACATTTGCATTAATTGGAAGATATCAGCAGGCCTATCTATGGCTTAATAAGTTGAAAAAAATCGGATTTGATGGTGATTCTAGTTACTATTATTGGTTAGCCCAGTCTGCCCATTATACTGGCCATGAACAAACGGCAAAGAATGCGTGGAAACAAGTAGTGGAAATAAATCCTGAAAAGGCAGGACAAGAACCGTGGAATGACCTAGCAAAAATTGATGTAGGTTTTGAGGATCATGTCACTTCCACCATAAAAAAATTGCGTAGTGAATATATGGAGGAACGTTTATTTGGGATTTTTATTTTATCCAAATCTAAGCGTAAAGAAGAGATGATCGGACATCCTGACTTTAAATCATTAGAAGAGTTTTCTTTAACGGAAAAGGTTTATTTAGCCAATGTACTTGATTCCGAATTAAAAGATCAATTTGATCCGGATGGAGTAATATCTAAGGCACATCATGTTGCAAATATCCTCTATGAAAACCATCACCCAATTAGTGCAGTTTCATCTGGATTATTCCTAATGTGGTTTTCTATATTCCTCGAAGGGGTAAAAAGAGGACAAGAGTTTTCTAACCAACAAGCATTTGCTGCTGCAACAGAATATGTTTGGCACCAGTTAAAAAATGAGAAAAAATCACAAGCAGAAATCTCGAATAAATATAAAATATCAACATCTACTTTACAAAAGTATACAAAAGTTATCAGATCTTATTATCAGTAA
- the trxB gene encoding thioredoxin-disulfide reductase, producing MSEEKIYDVIIVGAGPAGMTAAVYTSRANLSTLMIERGIPGGQMANTEEVENYPGYDHILGPDLSNKMFEHAKKFGAEYAYGDIKEIIDGEEYKTINAGSKEYKARAIIIATGAEYKKVGVPGEKELGGRGVSYCAVCDGAFFKNKELVVIGGGDSAVEEGVYLTRFASKVTIIHRRDQLRAQKILQDRAFANEKVDFIWNHTLKEIHEENGKVSSVTLISTENGEEQEFKTDGVFIYIGMVPLTKPFASLGITNEAGYIVTDENMVTKIPGIFAAGDVREKTLRQIVTATGDGSIAAQNAQVYVEELKEKLHVKNN from the coding sequence GTGTCAGAGGAAAAAATTTATGATGTTATAATTGTTGGTGCGGGTCCTGCTGGAATGACCGCAGCTGTTTATACATCTCGTGCTAATTTGTCTACCTTAATGATTGAACGTGGAATTCCAGGAGGACAAATGGCAAATACCGAGGAAGTTGAGAACTATCCAGGATATGACCATATTCTAGGACCAGATCTTTCAAATAAAATGTTCGAGCATGCGAAGAAATTTGGAGCAGAATATGCCTATGGTGATATTAAGGAAATCATTGATGGAGAAGAATACAAAACCATTAATGCTGGTTCAAAGGAATATAAGGCGAGAGCCATTATTATTGCTACAGGTGCTGAGTATAAAAAAGTAGGTGTTCCGGGCGAGAAGGAACTAGGCGGACGTGGAGTTTCTTATTGTGCGGTTTGTGACGGTGCATTCTTTAAAAATAAAGAATTAGTCGTTATTGGTGGAGGAGATTCAGCTGTTGAAGAAGGAGTTTATTTAACTCGCTTTGCAAGCAAAGTTACCATTATTCACCGACGAGATCAGCTTCGAGCTCAAAAAATTCTTCAAGATCGAGCATTTGCAAATGAAAAGGTTGATTTCATTTGGAATCATACTTTGAAAGAAATTCATGAAGAAAATGGGAAAGTAAGCTCTGTTACATTGATTTCTACTGAAAACGGAGAAGAACAAGAATTTAAAACAGATGGTGTGTTTATTTACATTGGAATGGTTCCACTAACGAAACCATTTGCAAGCTTAGGAATTACAAATGAAGCAGGCTATATTGTAACGGACGAAAATATGGTGACAAAAATCCCTGGAATTTTTGCTGCTGGGGATGTTAGGGAAAAAACATTACGTCAAATTGTTACTGCAACAGGTGATGGCAGTATCGCAGCACAGAATGCACAGGTTTATGTAGAAGAATTAAAAGAAAAGCTTCATGTGAAAAATAACTAA
- a CDS encoding NUDIX hydrolase, with protein MQRVTNCLYIKDNKILLLQKPRRNWWVAPGGKMEQGETIRESVIREFREETGIYIKQPSLKGIFTINIKEGNDIISEWMMFSFKATDGDGTPLERSEEGILEWHSIDEINQLSMAEGDHHILDYLIHGNGIIYGNFTYTSEFELLSYRLDPS; from the coding sequence TTGCAACGTGTAACGAATTGCTTATATATAAAGGACAATAAAATTTTGCTTCTGCAAAAACCTCGTCGAAATTGGTGGGTTGCTCCAGGAGGCAAGATGGAACAAGGAGAAACCATTCGTGAATCAGTTATTCGGGAGTTTCGAGAAGAAACAGGAATTTATATAAAACAGCCCTCACTAAAAGGGATTTTTACAATTAATATAAAAGAAGGAAATGACATTATCTCGGAATGGATGATGTTCTCATTTAAAGCAACAGATGGTGATGGAACTCCTTTAGAGCGGTCTGAAGAAGGAATTCTTGAGTGGCACTCCATTGATGAAATCAATCAATTATCAATGGCAGAGGGGGATCACCATATTTTAGATTACTTAATCCATGGAAATGGAATAATTTATGGTAATTTTACTTACACCTCAGAGTTTGAATTACTATCTTATCGATTAGATCCTAGTTAA
- the rapZ gene encoding RNase adapter RapZ: MSSVQLVIITGMSGAGKTVAIQSFEDLGFFCVDNLPPTLLPKFLELMKDANNQMNKVALVMDLRGREFFDHLFKALDDLAETSWVSPRILFLDADDSVLVRRYKETRRLHPLSQTGLPLEGIKQERTLLEELKGRAQIIFNTSGIKPKELREKILTEFSINKQSTFTVNVMSFGFKHGLPIDADLVFDVRFLPNPYYIENMRPKTGLDKDVYDYVLKWNETSKFLEKVIDLLTFMLPHYKREGKSQLVIAIGCTGGQHRSVALTEYIAHHFENDYQTRITHRDIKKRKETTS; this comes from the coding sequence ATGAGCAGTGTTCAATTAGTGATCATAACCGGGATGTCTGGCGCTGGAAAGACAGTAGCTATTCAAAGCTTTGAAGATCTTGGCTTTTTTTGTGTTGATAACTTGCCACCGACACTGCTACCAAAGTTTTTGGAATTGATGAAGGATGCGAATAATCAAATGAATAAGGTTGCGCTTGTAATGGATTTACGCGGGCGTGAATTTTTTGATCATTTATTTAAAGCATTAGATGATTTAGCTGAAACTTCTTGGGTTTCTCCACGTATACTCTTTTTAGATGCAGATGATTCTGTATTGGTTAGAAGATATAAAGAAACAAGACGGCTACATCCCTTATCTCAGACTGGCTTGCCTTTAGAAGGTATTAAACAGGAACGGACGTTGTTAGAGGAGCTTAAGGGTCGAGCACAAATTATCTTTAATACTTCAGGGATTAAACCCAAGGAGTTGCGGGAAAAAATTCTAACAGAGTTTTCCATCAACAAACAATCGACATTTACTGTTAATGTCATGTCATTTGGATTTAAGCATGGTCTTCCAATTGATGCGGATCTAGTATTTGATGTCCGCTTCTTACCAAATCCATATTATATAGAAAATATGCGTCCAAAAACAGGCTTAGATAAAGATGTATATGACTATGTTTTAAAATGGAATGAAACGAGTAAGTTTTTAGAAAAAGTGATTGATTTACTTACATTTATGCTCCCACATTATAAACGTGAGGGAAAAAGCCAGTTAGTTATTGCGATTGGGTGCACTGGTGGTCAACATCGTTCCGTAGCATTGACTGAGTATATAGCCCATCATTTTGAAAATGATTATCAGACGCGGATAACGCATCGGGATATAAAGAAAAGGAAGGAAACAACATCATGA
- a CDS encoding gluconeogenesis factor YvcK family protein produces MRMDGKQPRIVVIGGGTGLSVLLRGMKKYPVDITAIVTVADDGGSSGRIRDEMDIPSPGDIRNVLAALSDVEPLVEQMFQHRFKTSNELSGHSLGNLIIAALTSITGDFVHAIQEMSKVLNVHGKVLPAANQSVILHAEMEDGTVITGESQIPFSGKKIKRVFLTPDVIHPLSETVRAIRNADLIIIGPGSLYTSILPNLLVPKLGEEVCRAKAKKVYICNLMTQAGETLDFTASDHIQAIYDHMGCSFIDTVLVNNEEVPPEIQEKYKEELAKPVVFDVDRLEAMGLEVLYDRIITYQNGYIRHDTEKVAKIIYSLIDDQLKEKIKSGS; encoded by the coding sequence ATGAGAATGGATGGAAAGCAGCCGCGGATTGTTGTAATCGGCGGTGGGACTGGATTATCTGTTTTATTAAGAGGTATGAAAAAATATCCAGTCGATATAACAGCGATTGTGACAGTAGCAGATGATGGGGGGAGCTCTGGACGAATTAGGGATGAAATGGATATCCCTTCTCCAGGTGATATACGAAATGTCCTCGCTGCTCTTTCAGATGTAGAACCATTAGTTGAACAAATGTTTCAGCATCGTTTTAAAACATCTAATGAACTTTCCGGGCATTCATTAGGAAATTTAATTATAGCCGCTTTGACATCTATTACTGGGGATTTTGTTCATGCTATCCAAGAGATGAGCAAAGTACTAAATGTTCATGGTAAAGTTCTGCCTGCTGCGAATCAAAGTGTGATCCTTCATGCAGAGATGGAAGATGGAACAGTTATTACTGGTGAATCACAGATTCCTTTTTCAGGAAAAAAAATAAAACGCGTGTTTTTGACACCTGATGTGATTCATCCATTATCAGAAACGGTACGTGCAATACGAAATGCCGATCTTATTATCATTGGACCAGGTAGCTTATATACTAGTATTTTACCGAATTTGCTTGTTCCAAAGCTTGGAGAAGAGGTTTGCCGTGCAAAAGCAAAAAAGGTATACATTTGCAATCTAATGACACAAGCAGGTGAAACACTTGACTTTACTGCCAGCGATCATATACAAGCCATTTATGATCATATGGGGTGTTCATTTATTGACACTGTCCTAGTGAATAACGAAGAGGTACCTCCAGAAATACAGGAGAAATATAAAGAGGAGCTTGCTAAACCAGTTGTTTTTGATGTAGATCGTCTTGAAGCAATGGGATTAGAAGTTCTCTATGATCGAATTATAACTTACCAAAATGGCTATATACGCCATGATACTGAAAAGGTTGCTAAAATTATATATTCCTTGATTGACGATCAATTAAAAGAAAAAATAAAGAGTGGAAGCTGA